A genome region from Bradyrhizobium sp. WSM1417 includes the following:
- a CDS encoding ABC transporter substrate-binding protein, which yields MKTKSFLSTASLALAIAAFSSGAQAQIAIGHLADYSGGTSDVGTPYGQAVADTFAWVNKNGGVGGKQINVDTNDYGYQVPRAIALYKKWSAPDSKVAAIMGWGTADTEALTGFLAQDKIPDLSGSYAAALTDPEGVSGKAKPAPYNFFYGPSYSDSLRAMLMWAAEDWKAKGKSGKPKFVHMGANHPYPNAPKAAGEAMAQELGFEVLPPLVFALAPGDYSAQCLSLKSSGANYAYLGNTAASNISVMKACKTAGVDIQFMGNVWGMDENAAKTAGDAADGVIFPLRTAVSWGGDAPGMKTVMEISKMSDPTGKVYRPVHYIAAVCSALYMKEAIDWAAKNGGATGENVAKGFYQKKDWVPAGMEGVCNPSTWTDKDHRGTLKVDLYRTKIAGATDGDLNDLMAKGAIKLEKVKTVELPRKPELLGW from the coding sequence ATGAAGACAAAATCCTTTTTGAGCACCGCGTCGCTTGCGCTGGCGATCGCCGCATTCTCGTCAGGCGCGCAGGCGCAGATCGCGATCGGGCATCTCGCCGATTATTCCGGCGGCACGTCCGACGTCGGCACGCCCTACGGCCAAGCCGTCGCCGACACCTTCGCCTGGGTCAACAAGAACGGCGGCGTAGGCGGCAAGCAGATCAACGTCGATACCAACGACTATGGCTACCAGGTGCCGCGCGCGATCGCGCTCTACAAGAAGTGGTCGGCGCCGGACTCCAAGGTCGCGGCGATCATGGGCTGGGGCACGGCAGACACCGAGGCGCTGACCGGCTTCCTCGCGCAAGACAAGATCCCCGATCTCTCCGGCTCCTACGCCGCCGCCCTCACCGATCCCGAAGGTGTCAGCGGCAAGGCCAAGCCCGCGCCCTATAATTTCTTCTATGGTCCGAGCTATTCGGACTCGCTGCGCGCGATGCTAATGTGGGCAGCCGAAGACTGGAAGGCCAAGGGCAAGTCCGGCAAGCCGAAATTCGTCCACATGGGGGCCAACCACCCTTATCCGAACGCGCCGAAGGCCGCCGGCGAAGCCATGGCGCAGGAGCTCGGCTTCGAGGTGCTGCCCCCGCTGGTGTTCGCGCTCGCGCCGGGTGACTACAGCGCGCAGTGCCTGAGCCTGAAATCCTCGGGCGCCAACTACGCCTATCTCGGCAACACCGCCGCGTCCAACATCTCGGTGATGAAGGCCTGCAAGACCGCCGGCGTCGACATCCAGTTCATGGGCAATGTCTGGGGCATGGACGAGAACGCCGCCAAGACCGCGGGCGATGCCGCCGACGGCGTGATCTTCCCGCTGCGCACGGCGGTGAGCTGGGGCGGCGATGCCCCCGGCATGAAAACGGTGATGGAGATCTCGAAGATGTCCGACCCGACCGGCAAGGTCTATCGCCCCGTGCACTACATCGCGGCGGTCTGCTCGGCGCTTTACATGAAGGAGGCGATCGATTGGGCCGCCAAGAACGGCGGCGCCACCGGCGAGAACGTCGCCAAGGGCTTCTACCAGAAGAAGGACTGGGTGCCGGCCGGGATGGAAGGTGTCTGCAATCCCTCGACCTGGACCGATAAGGACCACCGCGGCACGCTGAAGGTCGACCTCTACCGCACCAAGATTGCGGGCGCGACCGACGGCGACCTCAACGACCTCATGGCCAAGGGCGCGATCAAGCTCGAGAAGGTCAAGACCG